One Mycolicibacterium pulveris genomic region harbors:
- a CDS encoding lipase family protein gives MTWAGTADAAAIATPNWSGLDARAYATPIPPAGRLIDFRPLDPALSVAGAATAYRFLYSTTNQHDQPAVGTAALFTPKTAPPQGGWPVIAWAHGTVGLGDDCTPSARPRSSRDDEYLTHWLQQGYAVVAADYVGLGTPGLMSYLNGASTAHGIVDAVIAAHHMNLPLSPKWAVVGQSQGGAAAIDTAARASEFSVGSGLDYRGVVATGTPANVSTLVKQAGPDMTVPPNLDPIANAYAAYIIAALREANPGLGIDSALTPAARAAADQAETACVRDLADALADMTVPGFFAAPMSSLPGFDEVVDGYMGTPQSGFDRPIFLGVGLQDHDVPPDLTLRFYGRLVGNGQDVVLKVYPDDDHSSTVLASTADSTPFLQRVFAD, from the coding sequence ATGACGTGGGCCGGCACCGCGGACGCGGCGGCCATCGCCACACCCAACTGGTCGGGACTGGACGCCCGTGCCTACGCGACCCCGATACCGCCCGCAGGCCGGCTGATCGATTTCCGTCCGCTGGATCCGGCGCTCTCGGTCGCCGGAGCGGCTACGGCGTACCGGTTCCTGTACTCGACGACCAACCAGCACGACCAGCCGGCGGTGGGCACCGCCGCCCTCTTCACACCGAAAACCGCCCCGCCACAAGGTGGATGGCCCGTCATCGCCTGGGCCCACGGCACCGTCGGCCTCGGCGACGACTGCACACCGTCAGCCCGGCCACGAAGCTCGCGCGACGACGAGTACCTGACGCACTGGCTGCAGCAGGGGTATGCGGTGGTGGCCGCCGACTACGTCGGCCTGGGCACGCCCGGGCTGATGAGCTACCTCAACGGCGCGAGCACCGCGCACGGGATCGTCGACGCGGTGATCGCCGCGCACCACATGAACCTGCCGCTGTCGCCGAAATGGGCGGTGGTCGGGCAGTCGCAGGGTGGTGCCGCCGCCATCGACACCGCCGCCCGGGCATCCGAATTCAGCGTGGGCTCGGGCCTGGACTACCGCGGGGTCGTGGCGACCGGCACCCCCGCCAACGTCTCGACGTTGGTCAAGCAGGCCGGGCCCGACATGACCGTGCCGCCCAACCTCGACCCGATCGCCAATGCCTACGCCGCATACATCATCGCGGCGTTGCGGGAGGCGAACCCGGGATTGGGCATCGACAGCGCACTGACGCCGGCCGCGCGCGCCGCGGCCGACCAAGCCGAGACAGCGTGCGTGCGCGACCTGGCGGACGCGCTCGCCGATATGACGGTGCCCGGGTTCTTCGCCGCCCCGATGTCGTCGTTGCCCGGCTTCGACGAGGTCGTCGACGGCTACATGGGCACACCGCAATCCGGATTCGACCGGCCGATCTTCCTCGGGGTGGGCCTGCAAGACCACGACGTGCCCCCGGACCTGACGCTGAGGTTTTACGGCCGGTTGGTCGGCAACGGTCAAGACGTCGTCCTCAAGGTCTACCCCGACGACGACCACAGCAGCACGGTGCTGGCGTCGACGGCGGACTCGACGCCGTTTCTGCAGCGCGTGTTCGCCGACTGA
- a CDS encoding DNA-3-methyladenine glycosylase family protein, whose translation MHSSVSVVRRVVFDGPVSPDLTLSPLRRGRSDPCYHDAPDGAIWRTSLMRSGPVTARITRSAPDTVECEAWGSGATEFAETLPALLGSQDDSSGFAPEEPTIAAAHRRVPHLRLGRTDRVLEALIPAVLEQRVYGKDARRAWRTLVTRYGTPAPGPAPAHLRVPPPAEVWRRIPSWEFHKANVDPRRARTIVGCAQRADALERLAARPPEQARAALMSLPGVGEWTAAETVQRAFGDADALSVGDFHLAKMIGWSLLGHPIDDAAMVELLAPLRPHRHRAVRLLEVSGMAVLPRFGPRQAIPRLRAI comes from the coding sequence GTGCACAGCTCGGTCAGCGTCGTGCGCCGGGTGGTCTTCGACGGGCCGGTCAGTCCCGACCTGACGCTGTCGCCGTTGCGCCGTGGCCGGTCGGACCCGTGCTATCACGACGCGCCCGACGGCGCGATCTGGCGCACCAGCCTGATGCGCAGCGGCCCGGTCACCGCCCGCATCACCAGATCCGCGCCCGACACCGTCGAGTGCGAGGCATGGGGAAGCGGCGCAACGGAATTCGCCGAAACTTTGCCTGCCCTGCTGGGCAGCCAGGACGACAGCTCGGGGTTCGCGCCCGAGGAGCCCACCATCGCCGCGGCGCACCGGAGGGTGCCACATCTGCGGCTGGGCCGCACCGACCGGGTGCTCGAAGCGCTGATCCCGGCGGTTCTCGAGCAGCGGGTGTACGGCAAGGACGCGCGCCGGGCCTGGCGGACGCTGGTCACCAGGTACGGCACGCCCGCACCGGGTCCCGCGCCCGCCCATCTACGGGTCCCGCCGCCCGCCGAGGTGTGGCGGCGCATCCCGTCGTGGGAGTTCCACAAGGCCAACGTGGACCCGCGCCGGGCCCGCACGATCGTGGGCTGCGCCCAGCGGGCGGACGCGCTGGAGCGGCTGGCCGCCCGCCCGCCCGAGCAGGCGCGCGCCGCGCTGATGTCGCTGCCCGGTGTCGGGGAGTGGACGGCAGCCGAGACCGTCCAGCGGGCGTTCGGCGACGCCGACGCGTTGTCGGTCGGGGACTTTCACCTCGCCAAGATGATCGGTTGGAGCCTGCTCGGCCATCCGATCGACGACGCCGCCATGGTCGAACTTCTCGCGCCGCTGCGGCCCCACCGCCACCGTGCCGTGCGGCTGCTGGAGGTCAGCGGCATGGCGGTGCTGCCGCGGTTCGGCCCGCGCCAGGCGATCCCGCGACTTCGCGCGATCTAG
- a CDS encoding DUF427 domain-containing protein: MSDRPVLEPTASHPITIEPTGRRVTVRVAGEVVAETENALTLRESTYPPVQYIPRVDVVSERLVSSGTQTYCPYKGEAGYYHVVTAAGDTVDDAIWTYRQPYPAVAAIAGHVAFYPDKADITIA; encoded by the coding sequence ATGAGCGATCGCCCTGTACTGGAACCCACCGCGTCGCATCCGATCACCATCGAGCCGACTGGCAGGCGGGTCACCGTTCGGGTCGCAGGCGAAGTCGTCGCCGAGACGGAGAACGCGCTGACGCTGCGGGAGTCGACGTACCCGCCGGTGCAGTACATCCCGCGGGTCGACGTCGTGTCCGAGCGGCTTGTGTCCAGCGGCACGCAGACGTACTGCCCGTACAAGGGTGAGGCCGGCTACTACCACGTCGTCACCGCGGCGGGCGACACCGTCGACGACGCGATCTGGACCTACCGGCAGCCCTATCCCGCCGTGGCGGCCATCGCCGGACACGTCGCGTTCTACCCCGACAAGGCCGACATCACCATCGCCTAG
- a CDS encoding SRPBCC family protein, whose translation MSQQGPPSAQASITINADPAEVYALITDLPTLASLAEETHAMEWSKGDRAQPGAVFKGQNRNGSRTWTTTCTVTEAEPGRTFAFDVRSLAVPVAHWRYDIVAGDGGCTVTERTWDKRPGWFRKPASMATGVKNRDAANAEHIRVTLRRLKEKAESVRTA comes from the coding sequence ATGAGTCAACAAGGGCCGCCGTCCGCGCAGGCTTCGATCACCATCAACGCCGATCCCGCGGAGGTGTACGCGCTGATCACCGATCTGCCGACGCTTGCGTCGCTGGCCGAGGAGACCCACGCCATGGAGTGGTCGAAGGGCGACCGTGCGCAGCCCGGCGCGGTGTTCAAGGGACAGAACCGCAACGGTTCCAGGACGTGGACCACGACCTGCACGGTCACCGAGGCCGAACCGGGTCGGACGTTCGCCTTCGACGTCCGGTCGCTGGCGGTGCCCGTCGCGCACTGGCGCTACGACATCGTCGCCGGCGACGGCGGCTGCACGGTGACCGAGCGGACGTGGGACAAGAGGCCCGGCTGGTTTCGCAAGCCGGCGAGCATGGCCACCGGCGTCAAAAACCGCGACGCGGCCAACGCCGAGCACATCCGCGTGACGTTGCGGCGATTGAAAGAGAAGGCCGAAAGCGTGCGCACCGCCTGA
- a CDS encoding enoyl-CoA hydratase-related protein — MTELQRRGAVFVLTLGSDENRFHPDLLTRINAALDEIEAAEGPKAVVTTGVGKFYSNGLDLDFMAANPGAAEANLAEVHALFARVLAFPAPIVAAVQGHAFAAGAMLALAHDLIVMRGDRGFFCLPEVDLGIPFTAGMNALIRARLPIATAHEAMTTGRRYGGEDAREAGIVAATAGENEVLDVALARAEERAAKAGAVFGTIKARLYGEVIAELKAG, encoded by the coding sequence ATGACCGAGTTGCAGCGCCGCGGCGCGGTGTTCGTGTTGACCCTGGGCTCCGACGAGAACCGCTTTCATCCGGACCTGTTGACCCGGATCAACGCCGCGCTCGACGAGATCGAGGCCGCCGAAGGGCCCAAGGCGGTGGTCACCACGGGCGTCGGCAAGTTCTACTCCAACGGCCTGGACCTGGATTTCATGGCGGCCAATCCCGGCGCGGCCGAAGCGAACCTGGCCGAGGTGCACGCGTTGTTCGCGCGGGTGTTGGCTTTTCCCGCACCGATCGTCGCCGCCGTGCAGGGCCACGCGTTCGCCGCGGGCGCGATGCTGGCGCTGGCGCACGATCTGATCGTGATGCGCGGTGATCGCGGCTTCTTCTGCCTGCCCGAGGTCGATCTGGGCATCCCGTTCACCGCGGGGATGAACGCCCTGATCCGGGCGCGGTTGCCGATCGCCACCGCGCACGAAGCGATGACGACGGGGCGTCGCTACGGCGGCGAGGATGCCCGCGAGGCCGGCATCGTCGCGGCCACCGCGGGCGAGAACGAGGTGCTCGACGTCGCGCTCGCGCGGGCCGAGGAACGCGCGGCCAAGGCGGGCGCGGTCTTCGGCACGATCAAGGCGCGGCTCTACGGCGAGGTGATCGCCGAACTGAAGGCAGGCTAG
- a CDS encoding class I SAM-dependent methyltransferase, producing the protein MLATLYAKALDADLPKPILGDRFARDIVDRIDYDWSKTSITTTNSPSVTTRTAHFDLWARQCLAVHPEAVVLHLGCGLDARAFRLDPGPGVEWYDVDYPDVAELRRALYPARDHYHVVPASVTDPDWLAAIPTDRPALMIAEGLTMYLEPSDGIALLRRIVDRFPSGELQFDAFSRLGIRAQWMNAVVRRAGATLRWGVDKPDDIVDAVPGVRLLAWVSPFDSPSFDGVAWYYRAVSNAMRAVPSLRYMAQYHRYAF; encoded by the coding sequence ATGCTGGCCACGCTCTACGCCAAGGCGCTCGACGCCGACCTGCCGAAACCGATCCTCGGCGACCGGTTCGCCAGAGACATCGTCGACCGCATCGACTACGACTGGTCGAAAACGTCGATCACTACGACCAATTCGCCGTCGGTGACCACCCGCACGGCACACTTCGACCTCTGGGCGCGGCAGTGCCTCGCGGTGCATCCCGAGGCCGTCGTGCTGCACCTGGGCTGCGGACTGGATGCGCGGGCGTTCCGGCTGGACCCCGGCCCCGGCGTCGAGTGGTACGACGTCGACTACCCCGACGTCGCCGAGTTGCGCCGGGCGCTCTACCCGGCCCGCGACCACTACCACGTCGTGCCCGCCTCGGTCACCGACCCGGACTGGCTCGCCGCCATCCCCACCGACCGGCCGGCGCTGATGATCGCCGAGGGTCTCACCATGTATCTCGAACCGTCCGACGGCATCGCGCTGCTGCGCCGTATCGTGGACCGATTCCCTTCCGGAGAACTGCAATTCGACGCGTTCAGCCGGCTCGGTATCCGGGCGCAGTGGATGAACGCGGTGGTGCGCCGCGCGGGCGCGACGCTGCGCTGGGGCGTCGACAAACCCGACGACATCGTCGACGCGGTGCCGGGAGTGCGGCTGCTGGCGTGGGTTTCACCGTTCGACTCCCCGTCGTTCGACGGGGTGGCCTGGTACTACCGCGCGGTGTCCAACGCGATGCGGGCCGTGCCGTCATTGCGCTACATGGCGCAATACCACCGCTACGCGTTCTGA
- a CDS encoding NAD-dependent epimerase/dehydratase family protein codes for MNSAPKLVIGANGFLGSHVTRLLVGDGHQVRAMVRPTANTIGIDDLPVQRFLGDIWDNDTLAEAMDGCDDVYYCVVDTRGWLRDPAPLFHTNVDGTRNVLEVAKNANLRRFVYTSSYATVGRRRGRVADENDVVSDRGLTPYVRSRVQAENMVLRYAREHGLPAVAMCVSTTYGAGDWGRTPHGAIIAGAAFGKIPFVLRGIELEAVGVDDAARAMLLAAEHGRVGERYLISEKMITNAEVIRIAAEAAGMDPPTKSIPLPMAYLLATLGSVKARLRGTDEKLSLNSLRLMRAEAPVDCSKARRELGWQPRPVEESIREAAKFWAGLRDARRASKAG; via the coding sequence ATGAACTCAGCACCCAAGCTCGTCATCGGCGCCAACGGCTTCCTCGGCTCGCACGTCACCCGGTTGCTTGTCGGCGACGGCCACCAGGTGCGCGCGATGGTGCGCCCGACCGCCAACACGATCGGCATCGACGACCTGCCGGTGCAGAGATTCCTCGGCGACATCTGGGACAACGACACGTTGGCCGAGGCGATGGACGGCTGCGACGACGTCTACTACTGCGTCGTGGACACCCGGGGGTGGCTGCGCGACCCGGCGCCGCTGTTTCACACCAACGTCGACGGCACCCGAAACGTGTTGGAGGTGGCCAAGAACGCCAACCTGCGCCGGTTCGTCTACACCTCCAGCTATGCGACGGTGGGCCGGCGCCGCGGCCGCGTCGCCGACGAGAACGACGTCGTCTCCGACCGCGGGCTGACGCCGTATGTGCGGTCCCGGGTGCAGGCCGAGAACATGGTGCTGCGATATGCGCGCGAGCACGGGTTGCCCGCGGTGGCGATGTGCGTGTCGACGACGTACGGCGCCGGCGACTGGGGTCGCACCCCGCACGGCGCCATCATCGCCGGCGCGGCGTTCGGCAAGATCCCGTTCGTGTTGCGCGGCATCGAACTCGAAGCCGTCGGCGTGGACGACGCCGCCCGCGCGATGCTGTTGGCCGCCGAGCACGGCCGCGTCGGCGAGCGCTACCTGATCTCGGAGAAGATGATCACCAACGCCGAGGTGATCAGGATCGCCGCGGAGGCCGCGGGAATGGACCCGCCAACCAAATCGATTCCGTTGCCGATGGCCTACCTGCTGGCCACGCTCGGCAGCGTCAAGGCGCGGTTGCGCGGCACTGACGAGAAGCTGTCGCTGAACTCGTTGCGGCTGATGCGCGCGGAGGCGCCGGTCGACTGCAGCAAGGCCAGACGTGAATTGGGTTGGCAGCCAAGGCCGGTCGAGGAATCCATTCGGGAGGCCGCCAAGTTCTGGGCTGGTCTACGCGACGCGAGGCGGGCGAGCAAAGCGGGTTGA
- a CDS encoding nuclear transport factor 2 family protein, whose protein sequence is MTGKVFSREEMAAAFEQFEATVDRAAQTRDWDPWVAQYTPDVEYVEHAAGTMRGREEVRAWIWKTMESFPGNHMTSFPSLWTVFDEPTGRVICELDNPMRDPGDGTVISATNISIITYAGDGLWRRQEDIYNPLRFVKAAVKWCRKAEELGTLTDEARNWMRQYGGAE, encoded by the coding sequence GTGACAGGCAAGGTGTTCAGCCGGGAGGAAATGGCTGCAGCGTTCGAACAGTTCGAGGCGACCGTGGACCGCGCCGCGCAGACCCGCGACTGGGACCCGTGGGTCGCGCAGTACACCCCCGACGTCGAGTACGTCGAGCACGCCGCGGGCACGATGCGGGGCCGCGAAGAGGTGCGCGCCTGGATCTGGAAGACGATGGAGAGCTTCCCCGGCAACCACATGACGTCGTTCCCGTCGCTGTGGACGGTCTTCGACGAGCCGACCGGCCGCGTCATCTGCGAACTCGACAACCCGATGCGTGACCCGGGCGACGGCACCGTCATCAGCGCCACCAACATCTCGATCATCACCTACGCCGGCGACGGGTTGTGGCGCCGCCAGGAGGACATCTACAACCCGCTGCGGTTCGTCAAGGCCGCGGTGAAGTGGTGCCGCAAGGCCGAGGAACTCGGCACGCTGACCGACGAGGCGCGAAACTGGATGCGGCAGTACGGCGGTGCCGAATGA
- the msrA gene encoding peptide-methionine (S)-S-oxide reductase MsrA, with protein sequence MQDLIRKQPGVLSTRVGYTGGENANPTYRNHPGHAEAIEIIYDPAQTDYRTLLEFFFQIHDPTTKDRQGNDIGTSYRSAIFYLDDEQKQIALDTIADVDASGLWPGKVVTEVTAAGEFWEAEPEHQDYLERFPNGYTCHFPRPNWKLPKRAKATP encoded by the coding sequence ATGCAGGACCTGATCCGCAAGCAGCCCGGTGTGCTCTCGACCCGCGTCGGCTACACCGGCGGCGAGAACGCCAACCCCACCTACCGCAACCACCCCGGACACGCCGAGGCCATCGAGATCATCTACGACCCGGCGCAGACCGACTACCGCACGCTGTTGGAGTTCTTCTTCCAGATCCACGATCCGACCACCAAAGACCGGCAGGGCAACGACATCGGGACCAGCTACCGGTCGGCGATCTTCTACCTCGATGACGAGCAGAAGCAGATCGCGCTGGACACCATCGCCGACGTCGACGCGTCGGGGCTGTGGCCCGGCAAGGTCGTCACCGAGGTGACAGCGGCCGGCGAGTTCTGGGAGGCCGAGCCCGAACACCAGGACTACCTGGAGCGGTTCCCCAACGGGTACACCTGCCACTTCCCGCGGCCCAACTGGAAGCTCCCGAAGCGCGCGAAGGCGACGCCGTAG
- a CDS encoding cytochrome P450 produces the protein MSESSTVEAPARAVKLPPGPRLPVTLQGLAFIANRRWTVHQMHRRYGDVFSLNIPIFGQTVVVADPQLAKQVFTANPDDLGNVQPNLSRVLGSGSVFALDGAEHRRRRRLLTPPFHGKSIKNYEKIFEEETLRESVNWPEGQAFETLEPMMRITLNAILRAVFGADGERLHDLRRIIPPWVTLGSRVVSLPTPKRTYGRYSPWGRLAEYRRQYDVVINRLIDEVTADPCFDDRNDVLALLLRSTYEDGSAMSRQEIGDELLTLLAAGHETTAATLAWAFERITRHPDVLTKLVGEVETDVNEYRQATILEVQRNRTIIDFAGRHVYSPTFELGEWVVPRGHTVLTSILLMHERADEFPAPERFDPQRFLGNRPSMFAWIPFGGGTRRCVGAAFANVEMDVVLRTVLRHFVLETTTAPGAKWHSRGVAFTPKDGGRMIVHRRG, from the coding sequence ATGAGCGAATCGTCGACCGTCGAAGCGCCGGCCCGCGCCGTGAAACTGCCGCCGGGTCCGCGGCTTCCCGTGACACTGCAGGGTCTGGCGTTCATCGCCAACCGCCGCTGGACCGTGCACCAGATGCACCGCCGCTACGGCGATGTGTTCAGCCTCAACATCCCGATCTTCGGGCAGACGGTGGTGGTCGCCGACCCGCAGCTGGCCAAGCAGGTGTTCACCGCCAACCCCGACGACCTCGGCAACGTGCAGCCCAACCTGTCGCGGGTGCTGGGGTCCGGATCGGTGTTCGCGCTCGACGGCGCCGAGCACCGCCGCCGGCGCCGACTGCTGACCCCGCCCTTTCACGGCAAGAGCATCAAGAACTACGAGAAGATCTTCGAAGAGGAGACGCTGCGCGAGTCGGTGAACTGGCCGGAGGGTCAGGCGTTCGAGACGCTCGAGCCGATGATGCGCATCACGCTCAACGCGATCCTGCGCGCGGTGTTCGGCGCCGACGGGGAACGCCTCCATGACCTGCGCCGCATCATCCCGCCCTGGGTCACCCTCGGTTCGCGCGTCGTGAGCCTGCCCACGCCGAAACGGACGTACGGGCGTTACAGCCCGTGGGGCCGGCTGGCCGAGTACCGGCGCCAGTACGACGTCGTCATCAACCGGCTGATCGACGAGGTGACGGCCGACCCCTGCTTCGATGACCGCAACGACGTCCTGGCGCTGCTGCTGCGCAGCACCTACGAGGACGGTTCGGCGATGTCGCGCCAGGAGATCGGCGACGAGCTGCTGACGCTGCTGGCTGCCGGACACGAGACGACGGCCGCCACCCTGGCTTGGGCGTTCGAGCGGATCACCCGCCACCCCGACGTGCTGACCAAGCTGGTCGGGGAAGTCGAGACCGACGTCAACGAGTACCGTCAGGCCACCATCCTGGAGGTTCAGCGCAACCGCACCATCATCGACTTCGCCGGACGTCACGTCTACTCGCCGACATTCGAGCTCGGGGAATGGGTTGTGCCGCGGGGTCATACGGTCCTGACCAGCATTCTGCTGATGCATGAGCGCGCCGACGAGTTCCCCGCACCGGAGCGGTTCGACCCGCAGCGGTTCCTCGGCAACCGACCGTCGATGTTCGCTTGGATCCCGTTCGGCGGCGGCACCCGCCGCTGTGTCGGTGCGGCGTTCGCCAACGTCGAGATGGATGTCGTGCTCCGGACCGTCCTGCGCCATTTCGTGCTCGAGACGACGACGGCGCCGGGCGCGAAATGGCACTCCCGCGGCGTGGCGTTCACCCCGAAGGACGGCGGGCGCATGATCGTGCACCGCCGCGGCTGA
- a CDS encoding TetR/AcrR family transcriptional regulator — translation MTTTLDEGASDSRPAVLFRDRLLDGMAESIAERGYRDTTVADIVRHAHTSKRTFYEQFSSKAECLIELARRNNEMLIASIRAAVDPAADWREQIRSAVTAYVDHIAARPAVTLSWIREAPALGDVAAPLHRQAMANLTEMLVDLSDSPGFRRAGISPIPRPLALILLGGLRELTALFVEDGRDVRGIVEPAITASTAILGPALSADTEDMHANRQHEFRA, via the coding sequence GTGACGACGACGCTCGACGAGGGTGCGTCCGACTCGCGTCCTGCCGTCCTGTTCCGCGACCGGCTGCTCGACGGCATGGCCGAGTCGATCGCCGAACGCGGTTACCGCGACACCACGGTCGCGGACATCGTCCGGCACGCGCACACCTCGAAACGCACGTTCTACGAGCAGTTCTCCAGCAAGGCCGAGTGCCTCATCGAACTGGCGCGGCGAAACAACGAGATGCTGATCGCCAGCATCCGCGCCGCGGTCGATCCCGCGGCCGACTGGCGCGAGCAGATCCGCAGCGCGGTCACCGCGTACGTCGACCACATCGCGGCCCGGCCCGCGGTGACGCTGAGCTGGATCAGGGAGGCGCCCGCGCTCGGCGACGTGGCCGCGCCGCTGCACCGCCAGGCGATGGCGAACCTCACCGAGATGCTGGTCGATCTCAGCGACAGTCCCGGCTTCCGTCGCGCGGGGATTTCACCGATCCCCCGCCCGCTTGCGCTCATCCTGCTCGGCGGGCTGCGGGAGCTGACCGCGCTGTTCGTCGAGGACGGCCGCGACGTGCGCGGCATCGTCGAGCCGGCGATCACCGCGTCGACGGCGATCCTCGGTCCGGCTTTGTCCGCCGATACTGAAGATATGCACGCGAATCGGCAGCACGAATTCCGCGCATGA
- a CDS encoding TetR/AcrR family transcriptional regulator, translated as MSDTALEATRRRLTARQAETVDRLGRAALELLCREGFAALTVRRVAAEAGVGAATAYTYFSSKEHLVAEVFWRRLAASPPTAQESADPASRVTEVLRHIALLVADEPEFAGAVTTALLGKDPDVEVLRQRIGFDIRERLAAALGPDIDPDVIDSLEMLCSGALVRAGMGYASYADIAARLEKSARLILK; from the coding sequence GTGTCTGACACGGCTCTTGAGGCGACTCGGCGCCGTCTGACCGCAAGGCAAGCCGAGACCGTCGACCGGCTGGGTCGGGCCGCACTCGAGCTGCTGTGCCGCGAGGGGTTCGCGGCCCTCACGGTGCGGCGGGTGGCCGCCGAGGCCGGGGTCGGGGCCGCCACCGCCTACACCTACTTCTCTTCGAAGGAACACCTTGTCGCCGAGGTGTTTTGGCGCCGGCTGGCCGCCTCGCCGCCGACGGCGCAGGAGTCGGCGGACCCGGCGTCCCGGGTCACTGAGGTGCTGCGTCACATCGCGTTGCTGGTCGCCGACGAGCCCGAGTTCGCCGGCGCGGTGACCACCGCGCTGCTCGGCAAGGACCCCGACGTGGAGGTGCTGCGCCAACGCATCGGCTTCGATATCCGCGAGCGGCTCGCCGCCGCCCTCGGACCGGACATCGACCCCGACGTCATCGACTCGCTGGAGATGCTGTGCTCGGGAGCGCTGGTGCGCGCCGGGATGGGCTATGCCTCCTACGCCGACATCGCCGCGCGGTTGGAGAAGTCCGCGCGGCTGATTCTGAAGTGA
- a CDS encoding class I SAM-dependent methyltransferase has product MSNTDTALPPSAARLFALAEEVTGFMPADEGRALYDTALRFLGDGVGVEIGTYCGKSTLLLGAAAQQSGGLLYTVDHHHGSEEHQPGWEYHDASMVDPVTGLFDTLPTLRHTLDAAGLDDHVVAIVAKSPVAARGWRTPLRLLFIDGGHTEEAAQRDFDGWAKWVEVGGALVIHDVFPDPADGGQAPYHVYRRALDTGDFREVSATGSMRVLERISGVPGQVPATGRW; this is encoded by the coding sequence ATGAGCAACACCGACACCGCGCTTCCACCGTCCGCCGCACGCCTTTTCGCTCTCGCCGAGGAGGTCACCGGCTTCATGCCCGCCGACGAGGGCCGCGCGCTCTACGACACCGCGCTGCGGTTTCTGGGCGACGGCGTCGGCGTGGAGATCGGCACCTACTGCGGCAAGTCGACGTTGCTGCTCGGCGCCGCGGCTCAGCAGAGCGGGGGGCTGCTCTACACCGTCGACCATCACCACGGCTCCGAGGAGCACCAACCGGGCTGGGAGTACCACGACGCGTCGATGGTCGACCCGGTCACCGGGCTGTTCGACACGTTGCCGACGCTGCGTCACACGCTCGACGCCGCCGGCCTGGACGACCACGTCGTGGCGATCGTCGCGAAATCACCTGTGGCAGCGCGTGGTTGGCGAACACCGCTACGCCTGTTGTTCATCGACGGCGGCCACACCGAGGAGGCCGCGCAACGCGACTTCGACGGCTGGGCCAAGTGGGTCGAGGTCGGCGGGGCGCTGGTCATCCACGACGTGTTCCCCGATCCCGCCGACGGCGGCCAGGCGCCATACCACGTCTACCGTCGCGCGTTGGACACCGGCGACTTCCGTGAGGTCTCGGCCACCGGGTCGATGCGGGTGCTGGAGCGCATCTCCGGCGTTCCCGGCCAGGTGCCCGCTACCGGCCGCTGGTAG